The genome window tcatgtaaatatttttcttaaaaaattagATAAAAGCAGACTGCTTGCAAAATCTTACCATAGAGCAAGTTAGTTTTCTACTTCAGTTTCAAGCTAGACTGATTATGGATTGATTGCTCACACCCCAAGAGAACCAGGACTGAGGAAGGGCTCCTTTACTGTTCACATTCACTGATTTCTTCCACTATAACTGACTGTTCTTCTTGTTGGCAAGACTTCGTTTCCATTTtcacacttttctttctgttggtaATATACTCTGTCTTTGTTTTGTACTTTTAGCCTGTAGGATAAGCAATACCCAtcacagcaaaattatttttgcctCCTGTGAAGGGctcttgtttaaaaaacaaataaatgccaaaaaataatattattagGAACTAGAACCTTTCATCCTAAATCTTCTGTACAAAATTAACTGtaaacaaaggaggaaaattatttaaagtttaaaatagataaaaattgTGTCAGTGAGTTTTCTTAAAGAAGGAATCATGTGTTAGCTACCCTCTGGCTCAGATGACTGAGGCAAGAACAGTTTAAATACACCCTAGTACAGTATCTTCAGCATACAGGCCCTTTCTTCAGATTGGTTTGAGACCCCATGAGGATGCTACAAGTATTGCAGTAGTTATTCTTGACTTCAATTAACAGAGATGTGACACACACCAGCCTGGAAAATCTTGCTTGTAAATGATTTTGAGTATGACTTGGGCCATGTCTGCCTCGCTGGAGCATGCTAATAATATCACACAAGTGCACAGATAAAAGATTACTTAAAGTAGTTCTGAATGATTATGTGGTGTTGTCTAGATCCTTCTCCACTGGCAAAAGTCTGGATCTGCTGTATTTCTGATTGAAACTGTGATGGTTCATTTGTATGTTGCAGGTTGAGATGAAGATCCAGGCTCCAGAAAAACCCTGAGTGATTTGGTACCTCCTAGTGCCTTTCCCTTCGTGCCTTTTCaatctctttcccttttcttcaccTTGACAGCCGCAGAGAAATTGTAAAAGCAGAATAGACATTATCCTCATCTTATGCATACCTTCTACTGTTAGGGCAGCAAGAGCCACAGGAGAAAGAGGCTGTAGGGCAGCTGTTGTCTTTGTGACAGGGATATTTAATTTGAAGGCTATTATGTTCCAGATCATGCTTTCACATTGCACTCACAGACCAGACTCATGACTGGGAAAATGAGACTGAAGGAAGTGCGGAATGATGGAGGAGATCAAAAAGGAGTAATGTTTGAGTCTGTGCAAGGCATAAATACTGATACTGAAGTGTTTTTCTGACATGTCTTATGTGCAAGGCCTTATGGGTTGCCTGTTCCTCTCAAGagagagagctgctgctttgcacaaTTTGTTAGGGTTGAacacaaataaacattttttgagGCTCAGAAATGTAAATTAGCAGCACTCGATACAAACATTCCAAATGGTCTTTTAAGAAGCATCTGATCTGGACTTGTCTGTGAATTAGGATTCATTTAGTGACTGTAGGAATGTGTAATTCACAATACCAAATAGTATCTGCATTTCTTAAATGGCTGATGACAAATGTTTCCATCAGCTACAGAGGATTTTACAGAGGTAGAAACTAAATTCTGCATCCTCTGTTTGGATGAAACTACACTTATAATACACTGTCATCAGACTGATGTAACTTCTTTAAACATGTTTGCAGTCACAATCTAAATGAAGAAAGCGCAGAAACAAATAATGTCAGCACCATAGTATCCTGGTCCTTATATCCCATTGATCCTACTAAAACTTTTTCCTGATGATGGTACTGGAATTTCAAGGAAATTCTAGGTGAAAACACCAGGAAATGTGTTCTCCAATTAATGTCTGTGTTTgggtttgtgggggttttggggggtctttttttggtttggtatgtttttggtggttttggtttgttgttgttgcatctgatttttccttttccttcccttccccaaaaTTGCAAATTTGGAAAATGAAGAGGCACATGAGATGAAGCTTTTCcatatttgtccttttttcctAAACATATGTTGCTGACTATTGACAAGAATTGGATTCTGGAGCTAGCAAACTTTGGTGTAACCGAGTAAAGCAGTTCTTACACTTTGTGATCTAGAATGTTTCGCATTCTAGTCCTGATTACACCATCATTTTATTCACACAGGACTACCTTTCTAAACTAAATCTCTAGAATAATCTGTAAGGTTGCATGCAGCCTGTGGAGAAAATGCTGAGCAATTTCCACTCAAAAATTTCAGAAATTGAATGATTCTGGGATTACTCTGAAATAAGCAAGCTGCTAATATGTTACTAATATCAGTTGGGTTGTTTACAGAAGTTAAACCAGCTTTGGCGACTTTGGTTTTGTCAGTTTCTTCAGTTCTGGAAGTCCAAGAATGACATTTGCTCATCAATTCATATTTGTATCAAGTACAATTCCAAAAGTCAGGCTTCAAAGCCTTTGTGAAAGCAGAGCTTCAGTTGTTATCTGACAGATGTTCCTTTTACATTGTTCACTGTTATCTGTAACTAAAGTACAAACGGAAGATGCTGATACTTATCTTAAATCTTAAGTGCTAAGATGTTTTCTAGCTGTTTGTCTAGGTGTAATCCATGcactccttccccttttccagtttGGCAAAGTATGTCCAGTTCCTTCATGTTGTTGTGAACAAATTATCTCCAATGACACTTTCAAGAATTTGGCAGGTCAGAAAAGTGACTACTGTTGAACCAGTAAGTTCTTTAAGGAGATGGGTTACCCACACATAGAAGAGCTAGAGATGGCGTGCTTCAAAGAACAACAGTGATAAGAGAGAGATATCTGTGcctattctcctccccatctatGCCTTCTCCGACATCTCAGGCTCTCTTCGTAGCACTTTTTTCCCTGACAGATCCCCAGAATAACcagatgttatttttctctttctatggTTCTTTTCTCCCACGTCTATTTATGGATTAAAAGTATTAGGATCTCTGTGTGGTGGTGTGGAGAAAATGCATTGCTCATTAATGAAACGTGTTGTATTGTTATTTTACAGATATTTCAGTATGATGATACAATTCCTCTAAGCAAAAATATTCCTACCTTGGAAATGAAAAGGCTTCAGGAGCAGAATTCCAGTCTTCGGGCCGCTGTTGCacaaatgaggaaagaaatggagaGTCTTGATAAGCAGATGTCCTCTCTTCCTTTGACAGAAAATGGACAGCTTGCAGAGCAAGGTAACTACTCTTGCCACAGAACTCTGAACTCAGTTAATGAAGTGTAGCTGTGGTGGTCATGACCTAGGAGGGCTGTCCAGCCCAGGTGTGTGTATAGATCATGACTGTGGGGTTCTCAAGATTCCGCAATACATCAACACACAGAGGTCTGAGACTCTCAGAATTTCTATATTATAAATTACTACAAAACTATTATTAGTAAAAACAAATATACACACACCATATGTCACTACAAAATTACTGTAAGGAAAgtaaatgtgtgtatatatattgcAAGAGTAAAGCAAGTATAAATATATTACAAGTTATTACAGAATTCCAGATAGTGAAGCAaatatatagaatcacagaatggtttgggttggaatggacctttaAGAATCACCTAGtccagcctccctgccatgggcaggggcatctttcactagagcagattgctcaaagtcctgtacaacctgaccttgagcacttccaATAAGACATGCACAACTTCCCCGGGCAATCTCTcacagtgtctcaccaccctcattgtaatTTCTTCACAGGAGAAGTATTCAGGCCCTCTGATCATATTAATGGATACCCTCTTTAACAGGTCTATGCCTTCCTTACAAACCTTTCCCGTGTGTGTGCCTGTAATATATTACGTGAGGTGCTACTGGTGCTACAGTCACCACACCACTCCCAGAAGTGGGGCTAAATGataaccaggaaaaaaaagtctcatttcAAAGATGCTCTACATCACTGAATCTTGAGTCAGCCAGGTCCCCCAGTGAGGGTCAGGTCTGTCTGGGAGACTTCATGCAGGGAAGCTCTTGCAGGGAAGCTCATTTTGGGTGGGTAGGTAGGTAgtactttttttgtgtgtaggTATGTAAATGGACATAGGGTGTCAGTTCCAGGTATAGTTGTTGCAATCCCTGTTTTCATGAAAGGTCAGTTTGTTAACAGTTTCTTTGACCTGCATCTACCAAGCTTTCTTTGTCCTCCTACTATGCTCAATTAGTTCAGTTTTTTGAAGATTATGTTATCCAATATATGATAGAATTATGGCTGCTAAATTTGAGCAGTATCCAAGAGATGCAATAATCTCTGTCAGCTGATAAATGTAagttttcagaaatgcattaTCTATTTTCTTTATGGCTGAAACACCTCATTCAACTAATCTTTCTTGtatccattttttaaatttatggAGATTATATTCAATCACTAGAAGAGATTATAATATTACATCTGATATTTTTAAGATGATGTAATTTGGGGGGTGCTTCTGATTTCCAGAAAGTAACCTGTTCTTTCCCATGACTTGTCCATGCTCATCAGTAAGTTGGGACTCGCATTTTTAATGGCACTAAAAGAAGAATTGTTCAGGATTAGCTTCCATTTATTGGTGATTCTTTTTCAGCTGTGACTGAAAGAAGCTGCTGTACCTTAAATGTTCTCATTATATTCAGTATTGCCAGTTTCCCAAGAATGATTACCTGAGGCAGTATtgggagaaataaaaacttCTTTGTGCTCCTTTACCCATGAATTGGCCTTTCTCATGTGTCATCTCTATTCACTTCTGTATTTGGTAGCTGACTTATGTTTGCATATTTTAGGactactgttatttttctatttcttcagcTCTGTTCACAATATATCTCCTCAAGTGGTATGCATGCATAATGATAGAACAAAAAGCCAAAGGAACTGTTGCTATGAAAGCCTAAACTGGATAAATACTTACATATTATGCTCATCTTCTCTTTTAGGTTTATTGTGCACAAACAAAATTTCAACTGGAACCACTTTGAGCAGTACCAAAGTCAGCTCAGTTGACTTGGATTGTATGGCAAACCCAGGCATAGAAAAGGTACAAAGAGGTTTAAACTCCTGAAAATACTTGTGTTCATGTGTGTGTAATTAAATACgtattattttcatttgaataaatattaaaaactcGGGCAGTGTGTGCCTATGTGGTTAGCTAGTAATGAGTGTAACTGAGACGAAAGCCAGCAGTGATTTATTTCAGCTCATTCTTTCTGGGGCATACATTTTGACTGACTAGTCGTCCCCTGTCACAGATCACTCCTGAGCTTTCAAGCCCTTCTGGATATTTTTTTCGCACTTACAAGTTCTCAATCCGCAGTGTGTCGCCTGCTCAAGTTTTTCGCTGTAAATCCGTATTTCAGCCTGAAGTGTCTCAATACCCGTGCTGATCAGCAGGGAGGCAGCGCCGGGAGCCGTGTCCCCGCCGGCGGGCAGCAGCTGTGGAGCCACGCTCTACCGCTAGGGGGAGCCAGCCACCTGCAGTGAGTGCTGGCGAGGCGCTCGCTGGCGCTGGAGCGCCCTCACACGATTCCAGGCTCACAATGCCGTTCCCATCGCGCAGCTGTAAAGGGCAGGAACGACATCGGCATTAACGTGTAACAGGCGTCTGTCTGAAAAAGTAGTACAGGAATTGGAGACTGGGACAAATATCGAATACTATGTAAGGCTTAAATCACTGTATGTTCTCCCCTTCCTGTCTCCCAGGGATTTCATGGTGTAGTAAACGGAGTCTCATGTAAGATAGATTTGTTCTATATTGATAAGAATGtttaattttccctttattgtgaagaaaattctgaaaatgGGCCCTCAAAAATGGCTAGATTTCAACCTTACACTTTTTCTTCAACTAATTTCTAATGTGTGTTTGTAGAAATTTCTAAACCGTCAAACTTCAGTATCAAAATATTCATTATAAGCActatctgttttttttcccaggaatcAAAAGCCAAAGTTATTGAAGAAAAGATGGTAGATCTTGGACAACAGTTTCCTGACATAGGTCCTGGTGTCGGTCTTCAGTGTGGTGTCAGTGGCACTCTACAAGGAGTGCAAAATAAACTGAGGGAAGCAGCAAGACAAATTTCTATTCTGagtgaggagaagcagcagctgattGAAATGGGAAATGGACTCAGAGCAGAACTCAGAACGGTATTGAAGGAAGGTAAATTTATTCTACAGAAAAGTGCAAGCTTATGTATTTAGAATAAAACCTGGGAATCAGTTAATCCTTTGAGCTTTAATATGAAGACAAAGTGCTGTACCTGACAGATTCTTTATCTGTATAATTTGTGTGAGACTGTTGTGCTAATTGCTGCAAGAAGAACCATTCTGTGATAGGAGGTACTAGCACAGAACAATAAGAGCCTGTAGGCAGTAACTTTTGCTGATGAGCATCTTAGATGAAGGACTCCCTGATGCTCAGATGTCAGTGTGGGAAATAGAAGTTTAACTAAGACCTCTTTCAAGAGCAGAAAAGTAGTTTATCTCTTAGAATAAAAACCAATGCTTCGtgaaagtggaaaagaaagcagaataagCTTACTATAGAGTAAACTTGAATCAAGAGTATACATAATGTAAGAAGATTTCACTGTGGACATATAAGTTCCCTTCAACAATTGCTCTGGCAAAGAAGCAAAGGATTAAAACACAAGACCCATTTCTTTATAGCACTGAATCCGTCTGCAATGAGAAGGTGTGTATTGTGTTTCACTTATATTCACTATAAACATTGGCTGGGAATGTAATATTGATGACAAATAACAACAGAGAATGCCTTCCTTagtattttctctcctttataGGACTTCTGCATCCTGTTAGCTCTAAGCACTGCACAGTTTGTGTTGTGTCTGGTAGCCTTTTTCCAAGAGAGCTTGTCAAAAGAATACAGTGTCAGCTATCAGCTTTAAAGCATCTACAGCACAGGCTTACAACACAGGTAATAATATGCTCTTGAAAACTAGTGATAATGAGCAGTTAAGCCAGTTGTAATTCCATGAATAGAACTTTCCTTaaaattctgcatttaaatatcttttacTAACTTTAGCTCAAATTTTCCTTTGGTGCCTTGgaagatttcatagaatcatagaatagcttgagctggaagggacccatgGTGATCTTTTATTCCTGACTCCACACAGGGCAGCCTAGAAGTTAAAACTTGTATCTAAGAGGATTGTCCAAACGCtttttgaacactgacaggcttgggatTGTGACTAGTCCTTGGAGAGCTTGTTCTAGTGCTTGACCACACTTCTCAAGGAAGAACTTAGTCCTAACATGCGGTCTGCATGAAGCTTTAAGCCATTCCCTTGCATCCCATCACAGACACCAGAAGGAAGAGATCAACACCTCCCTTGCTGCTCCTCCTCATGATGAGGTTGTAGACAGCAATGAGGTATTCCTCAGTCTCCTTTTTTCCAAGCTGAGCAAGCCAAGTATCCTCAGCCGCTCCTCATAAATCTTACCATCTAGTCCTTTCATCACCTTTGTTCCCCTCCTTTGGACACCTTCTAATATTTCTGTATACTCTTCATATTGTGGAGTT of Melopsittacus undulatus isolate bMelUnd1 chromosome 11, bMelUnd1.mat.Z, whole genome shotgun sequence contains these proteins:
- the CCDC57 gene encoding coiled-coil domain-containing protein 57 codes for the protein MSLAAEQEWILEQNKVHTELDWQHLCKNAESNWYQKSEDVTQSLSSAREQIFQYDDTIPLSKNIPTLEMKRLQEQNSSLRAAVAQMRKEMESLDKQMSSLPLTENGQLAEQGLLCTNKISTGTTLSSTKVSSVDLDCMANPGIEKESKAKVIEEKMVDLGQQFPDIGPGVGLQCGVSGTLQGVQNKLREAARQISILSEEKQQLIEMGNGLRAELRTVLKEGLLHPVSSKHCTVCVVSGSLFPRELVKRIQCQLSALKHLQHRLTTQERQYAKEQHPSKISSQIVCSVLKDEEAPNRCGEKTELPSTEVQLDLSIENHGPEQQKADTFLKIVQSQPPRQSPGQAQQIQLSSPRAHNFCQGVQLEVTHSEESQQNIKAKDKLEMPAADLTVRGTRLEVQQKLKSKNVSYAYPIKPNISSKVAKIRNYNIKD